The following is a genomic window from Platichthys flesus chromosome 13, fPlaFle2.1, whole genome shotgun sequence.
AGAAATCAACACTGCAACATCATCATATTATTATGAACAAACGTACAGGGACTGTTTGtgcattcaacacacacacaaacacacaagcaggccGAATCCTTCACATTCCTGTGAGACTTACAGGGTTTCTCTGTGAAACCCTCAGTGGCACAAGGTTTCTCAGGATGACAATGATCACGTCATACTCAGCAGACTTTCACAcaagcgcgcgcacacacacaccaacagtttttattcttcttcccccacccctccctcctctcgcaGGTGAGAGACatgaagcagagctgcagaggacaaCCCTGCGTGGTGTGCGTCTGGAAAATCCGCTCATACGAATAAATACCAGCCCCACTGATTTTACTGACTCAGATGTATACACACTccacaagaaagaaaaagaaactcaaTAGATGCAATCGGTCATTAAAAGGTAGAATTGCTGTTTGAAATACTCTAGCACTGCGGGAAACATCACGGGTGTTGTGGAAAGAACTAAAAACCAGGTCAACAGTGTTTGCATCAGATCATCTTGACCTTTTTGTCATTATTGAACAGAGCAGTAGTAACAAACAGTTGTGCTTTTGCAGCCTCTAAAACATCTGTCACCTCTGGTTGTGTCCTTGACGTGATTCTTTTTACATGAGAAATTTATTCACCACACGTATGCCAATGTAGTTCATTGATTTctcacctttttttttgcaagaaTGAAATAGGACTTCCTCAATCTTTAATTTTCGCCTCTTCCCTCATTATTTCACATTCTGAAGGTAAAGCAAGGAGAGACAGTCAGAGAACACATGTTTTTCAGAGGGCTGTAACTGACGGTACAGTTACTGATGTTTACGAATCTATATGTTAAGTTAATTGTTTCTTACAAATTTGgcatcaataatcaataaatacattttttaggaTCTTCAAAGTACTATCACTGTAACAAACATGAAAGGACTATTGTCTTCAGTAAAATGTTAGGAATTATAACTAACAATCTTTCATTGTGCTTGCCAGATAATATACACTGATGCATGAGGAGCATCTCTGCCTTTTATGATTTTGAACCTTGGATGTACCATTGCAGTAAACTGCCTTTTTGTTGCACCGGGTTAACCAGGTGGAGTATATTGAAGAATATAATCACATTAATAATGACAGTTTTATAAATTCATCTCTCATACACAGTTTGTCTGTACAATGTTCTTATTTACACGTATGACTCTTCTGCGAAAAAAAGCTGCTCGAAGTCGTCCACTCGCGGGTCGCTGCATCGCCTGCTCTGCCACTCCCTCTTCCCCTTTACTATAGCCAGTGCCACCTCCTGACTCCTCCGCAAGCAGGCATCTGCATCCTCCTGATCCTGCGAGGAAAAGTAGTCCCGTACAGTCAGGGTGGCGGAGGGAGACAGGCAGAAGCGAGGCTCAGCATGGTTGGGCTCTACGTCTGATACTCTAAGGCCGGCATCCTGGGCCTGACCCTTAGAGATTCGAGGTCTGTTCAGGCTGAGGCTTGAGGATGGGTGAGAGGAGTTTGCAGTGACCTCTGTGGGCTCAGTAGCTCGGCGGGGGAGGGGAAGGGTCTTCCCTCTGTGCCCCTCCATGGCCGGAGTTAGAGAGTGAGACCTTTGCCTCTGGAGGACCAGAGTGGTGCCGCTTTGTCCATAGAAAACACCCTGCGGAGGCTGAGCAGACTCGTTTCCAGCCAGTTTCTGTGTGGCCTCACTTCCTATGGGGGGTTTGGGGTTGTTAGTAGAGGCTGGGATCGGGGGTCTGTGGGTACAGGTCTGGTCACTGAGCTGCCTCAGCTCTTTGACCGTCAGGGGCTTCTCAGTCCCCTTGTAGAAAGGCGAGCgactgtgctgcagctgctgcagagcctgCTGGTAGGACGGAGGGCTGCTTGATCTCCGCTGGCAGCTTCGGTTCATTCCCGCCGCCTCCTGGGCACCGACGGAGTAGCCGTGACTGGTTGGGTTGGTTTTCCCATTTCCCAAGTCCTCGTCTGTGTGCCCGTTATCAGACTGCTTAAGTGACAGGCGGCGGTCCCTCTTGAGCCATGTGTTAGGGTGGAGGCCGTGGGGGTGGGAGGTGGTGTGGGTGGTCCGGATGGAATGAGTGGGCTGTGGATATAGAGGCGTGGCTTCCCTCTGAGCGGGGGAGTCCCTGGGTGACAGCAGGGGCCGCCCAGGatagagaggggagagaggaggctcaACCAATGGAATCACCCCATTGGTGGCGTAGTCAGTAGAATACTGCGAGAAGGCGGAGTCTaaagagctgagggaggagccGGTGGGTGAGGTTGCAGGTGACGACAGACTGGAACAGCTGGCGTCCAGTCGCAACGGAGGTGGAGCAGTGTGCTTCACCTTCCTCCAGCCTCCGTTCTGGACTTTGGCTCCTCCCCTCTCACGtccatcctccccctcctccttcagctgcagccCGTTCAGCCCCTGCTCCAGAAACACCTCatccaccccctgctcctgctcccctTCCATGGCGGCATCGTAGCTCGCCTTCCTTACAGGCAGACAGTCAGCGAGAGCCGTCAAAGTGCCTGACGGTGGCGTGCTCGCCAGGGCCAAGGCGGGCTCCGAActtctcctcagcctcctgGGACCCTGCGACATGCCATTAACCTGTCGGGTGCGAGGCTGTCGAACAGCGGGGCTGAACCTCCTGGGTCTGGCCAGCggggggagctgcagcaggaggtcgcTCTCGGGGTCAGGATCAGGGTCGCAGTCACTAAGGGTAATAACGGAGTCGCGGCTACGGCTGTCGGGCTTGTCCTTGTCACGGAGCGGCAGCTGATCCTGGAAGGGAGACTCAGGGTCATCGTTCAGCTCGTTCTCCAGACTGTCGTAGGACGAGTCGTTCATCTGGAAGGACGACGCAtctggagagagaagaaaggaagatgtagagagggagatgaagagggaaGAGTAggaaaagaaaattattttacGTTAAAACAATAAACCAACAAAAACTAGATATTTTAATTCACAACTTTACACAATAATTGAGCAAATAGTCTTTAAAATGATGTTCCTGTAATAGTATTGTAGCCTTTTGATCATAAAGCTTTTACAAACATTCCCTTTCAAGCGAAACTCTTTACACACAAAGGAACTGCTGCAACTTCAACGACCAAATTTAGTTTCttccttaaaaaaaacttaTCCACGAAGCTGAAACAGTGAGAGCAGTATCTTGAACCGCGAGCTGAACGAACAAAGTCACGTTTCACCGCTGGAGACGGAGAGAACATAGGACAAAGCGCCGTCCTGCAGTGAGCTCCTTGACCTCGCGTGGTTATTTATAGAGCCGGGAAGAAAAGTTGGCGCTATTTATGAATGCGGAGATTCAATGGCGTGTTAATCGACACCTGTGACCCTGGCAATCACTGAAATTACAGCAGGTCAATCTGCTGACCCCAATCAACAGGCCTGAAAGAGCCTCGGCCattcagacgcacacacacacacacacatacacacaaggtTAGACAGTCAATGTCAAACCAGCTTGTGATAActtcttagtgtgtgtgtgtagcacagTGAAGCATTGTTGGTGTACTTTGAGAAAACAATTCAAGGTTCtgttgccacacacacacattttatatagTATTTATTTCAGAGTATAGTGTGTATTTAATgctttacatatatttttttcttactttaatCATTAAAGTCCGATTAATGTTTAATGGGATGTATGTTTGATTgtacataattaaaaaaaattatatttttcttactttaaaatgttctaTTTATCATTATTCTAAAAAACACGGTTTTCATAGTAGAAGGCAAAGAAAGAACTTCATTGTACAGGATTGtatatatgacaataaaaactTTTTAATGTTTAGATTTCATTGTTTGACACAAACTATTCCTGTCATGTCACTGACTCAGACCTTCTCAGCTACTTATCTCACCAAATGTTTAAAACCgttgaatttaaaatgtcaatgttgGATTTATTTGCTGATATAAACAACACGGTGgagttttgtatttaatttcagTGGTTTCGTGAAAGAAAGTTTAAATTGATCAAAACCCACAGACTTGGCCTCCATCTTCAAAACGACTCGGTCAAACTCAAATCTTTTGCTTCACACTCAGATTGATCACCTCTGTACTCTCCTCCTGCCCTGCTCTCTTTATTCTCTCACCTGATCCgtggtcactgctgctgctcttctggCTGAAGCTTCTGAACAGCGAGGTGACGTCTTCTCCCAGGACGCTGCTGCAGTTGTCTATGAGGAACCGGACCAGCTCGCacacctgcaggaggaaacaccACACGGTTCCAGTGTTAACCCTtttacctttctttctttttccttcgcTGCAGCTGCTGACTGGTCATTTTCATTGGTTCACATTTGGACGAAGGCGCGGTTCTGTTTATGCAGAAGTTTATTCGTTTAAGCAGCTCCTTTGGTGaggatgcaaaataaaaaaataaaaaatgaatttagCAAACATACAGTTACCAAGTGTTTATGTCAGCATGAATTAAAACCCACACATTTGCTTAGTGGAACGCATGAAAcgcacacttgcacacactcacacaatcacacacgtaTGCCCAAttgaacaaacacattcaaaccacCTCCTCACCATTTGAACATTGATTAAACTTGATATATTGTTGTGTTGAAACAAATGTGTGGCTGCTGTTACTGTAGCTGCAGACTGATTTACTTAAATCATATTGTGGTTTGTAGAGGTTTTGAGTGTGTTCCACATTTTCACATTCAAGAAAAGTCTGTGTTAATTTGTTTGCTGCTGAAATCTAGGCTCCAACGCCTACACAAGAATTTGCACTCAGACAAAACATCCTGATAATAATACATGACGTCATGTGTTGTCTATTATTGGCTGGGGATGGCAACTTTGGAGATTAGTGCAGtaagttttcttttaatgtCTTCTAAGATAATAATCATCTTCATATTTAGAGGCAGCTGACCCAAATCTGAGTTCCGATGGGAACAACACATTTTGCAGAAGCTTCCAATACGTTTGAGTTATTACTTCAACCAGCTCAGTTTCGCAACATGCTGACAGTGACCGTGCTTTACAGGAAATATCAGCTCAgtctaaacaaacaaaaatttaCCAAACACATGAAGTCCTGTGAATTGCACAGCCGGAGAACTCCGGAGGGACTAAGAGACACTGGAAAGTTTCCATTAGAATCCGCCTGCTGTGTTTATAAAttacttgtttttctctgtcaccATTCGGCCTCTGCGACACCATTACACTATGGAAAACACGGTGGAGACAAACATACTTTCGtgcctctctctgtttgtttgtggtccagatgttgtctgtttgtgtgtgtgtttctgtgtgtgtatatatgtgtgtgtatggtatTCACATGCAGTTAATGAGTCACTGCTCCGAGGAACACAGTTTTTAACTGTTTGGTTAAAAACTGCACACTCCGGCTGCAGTCATTTTGCACAAAATATAAAGTTATCACAGGTATTTTAAGGGACTTTGAAACATTCTAGTCTTTAACCAAACTTAACAAATTACGAAGCTTTTGGGAGAAAGCTGAGTCGTTTCTCACATTAACTCGagtcagacgcattcacaacaacaggaaaaaggCAGAAACAGTCAAGTGATGTGTGGTGTCTGGGTAGAGCAGCAAGAGGCAGGACATAATGTATAAATTACGCAGTAGAAATCATTGTTTTACAGCACATCCACACCTGCGTCGGCCCTGCATTTTCAGAGTTATATAACGTAATGAGGTCCACAGTTAACTCATGATGGCAATCGAGAGATGTTAATCTCTTCGCGTTGTAAACAGAGAGCAGATGCAACATTGTCGCCCTCGTTTTATCTCTTCTGAAAGTGCGCCACATGCCCTAATGACTGCATGAAAGCCTGGAGGCAACACTTTTCTTTGGATTATAGGTAATTCTCAGCTATCTCTGCTATCCATAACCTGCAGTTACACAACAACAGTGTGTCTACTGCATTGTGACACATGCAGTAGAAACGTGACATCAAAATACTTTTAGCAAAGAAAGCACTTtaagagacattttaaaatccGTATCTGTCTACATTCACTCACATGAAGCAAAAAACTGCAGcaaaagcaaatacaaaaaaacctGCAAAATAAGATGAAAACCTACAAAAATGTTGTCGTCCTTTGGAGCCAGAGAGAAAAATGTCAGATGACTATACATGACCAACTTTGGGAAAAATAGgttgacctttatttaaatCTTTGTGAGTCCATGTCCCCTctgaaaacatggaggaggcatggctcctgacctatactgcagccagccaccaggggggcgatcaagacttttctgcttcactttgggggagctgtcatgtcgtccatctttacatcaaGTCTTatcaaaatcattaaaagaaagTTTTCACACATCTCCCTAAAAGCATCATCCTAATTGTACTGTTTTCACTACTTTCATCTTCACcgtcttcctctctttggaTTTCCTTTCTACTTCCCTCTCTTGATTTGTTCTCTTCTCACCTGTCACTCTCCCTTTCATTCTGTCCTTCCTGCCCTCTTTCAAACACTCGGTCAGCATTCCTCCCTGTCAGTCAGAGAGCGCTGCTACGTGATACCGAGCTCAGTTAGAGAAAAGCCTGTAGGCATCCAGTGTCCATCCATCAGCAGCCTGTTCAGAGCTGCTTCTTATTCTTCAACTCTCTTTCACCTCTTCacaaaaaaaggtaaattaaaacGGAATGCTGATAAATATTAGTTTGTAGTATGGACACAGGTGTAGAACGGACTTTCTGCAATGACTGCAACACTACATTAACCCTCCAGCAGGACACGGCGAGCGCGTACACAATCTGCACATGTGCGCGGGTGTTTTTCTGCATTAGCAGATGTTACAGCTGTGTGTTAGTAGGTCATTCCTGAGTATTTCTAAGGTCAtcagttaacacacacacaaacacacacacaaacacacacacgaacacacacacacacacatctgccctCTTCCCTCACAAGATACTGCACTGCAGAAAAGTCGccataatttaaaacaaagcagAAG
Proteins encoded in this region:
- the LOC133967663 gene encoding rho GTPase-activating protein 20-like — encoded protein: MCTALMETMSPQQGTMGQNRSDSLTGECKAPTENKKKMKTLAQRRQSAPSLVISKALTRSRSTSRESCLTPVSPESCPLVQAFLAECPGRLFLGHAQTQLKTGLQTQERHLFLFTDTLLVAKAKSPTHFKVKAQVRVCEMWMANCIEVVCEGSTNSERSFVMGWPTYNCVATFSSEEQKDKWLALIKSRIIEGKEMDDPKTIPLKIFAKDIGNCAYAKTLAVSNNDSTTDVIRMSLQQFGISGCVKDHRLWVSSSKDEPPYPLIGHEFPFSIKMSHIRDGGSNGGGRGRGGDPTSPTDCPEVMLLDQCLPPDTQCQFILRPSKVAPGQAQLLEPGQQKSFKRKRSLINWPFWRGSNTQLDSLPLSPTSISPTQGRLFGRPLSSICSSDHGLPKPVMDMLVFLYLEGPYTRGVFRRSAGAKACRELRDRLDSGTEDPEISHQSVFIIAGVFKDFLRNIPGSLLCVDLYERWMDVMEGDRGEERTQAVQRLLHLLPGENLLLLRHVIAILHCIQGNALDNQMNAFNLSVCIAPSMLWAPAPSTPEMEGEGTKKVCELVRFLIDNCSSVLGEDVTSLFRSFSQKSSSSDHGSDASSFQMNDSSYDSLENELNDDPESPFQDQLPLRDKDKPDSRSRDSVITLSDCDPDPDPESDLLLQLPPLARPRRFSPAVRQPRTRQVNGMSQGPRRLRRSSEPALALASTPPSGTLTALADCLPVRKASYDAAMEGEQEQGVDEVFLEQGLNGLQLKEEGEDGRERGGAKVQNGGWRKVKHTAPPPLRLDASCSSLSSPATSPTGSSLSSLDSAFSQYSTDYATNGVIPLVEPPLSPLYPGRPLLSPRDSPAQREATPLYPQPTHSIRTTHTTSHPHGLHPNTWLKRDRRLSLKQSDNGHTDEDLGNGKTNPTSHGYSVGAQEAAGMNRSCQRRSSSPPSYQQALQQLQHSRSPFYKGTEKPLTVKELRQLSDQTCTHRPPIPASTNNPKPPIGSEATQKLAGNESAQPPQGVFYGQSGTTLVLQRQRSHSLTPAMEGHRGKTLPLPRRATEPTEVTANSSHPSSSLSLNRPRISKGQAQDAGLRVSDVEPNHAEPRFCLSPSATLTVRDYFSSQDQEDADACLRRSQEVALAIVKGKREWQSRRCSDPRVDDFEQLFFAEESYV